From a region of the Methylocystis hirsuta genome:
- a CDS encoding SIR2 family protein translates to MTRHVAHSLCGCKPDQSDEDCYRTLVAKGRLNPPSEEAGTPLPTNQEIDWYHVYDQMFQRHYASRDATRELFSTLIDETGGAINWAHLCLGELVAKNLVSTVITTNFDQLALAGMVQAGVIPVVCDGVESLNRIDSSPRHPQLIELHGSRHSYVLRNRREDVEDVRTRSIAVGAIQSLMRDAKAFIVIGYEGREPGVMNLLIDAAKNFDDKKLYWVLYSNNPAHLSDNAAQFLATTRNGGLLVGQDADAFFLELCRELQLGAPTAISDPLKASQRAMEKISRSKIALDDIRREIDKANQRLAAAQAALNSNEAEDDLPSKIRELRLQGKYEEAYLLAEKALVL, encoded by the coding sequence ACGAAGACTGTTATCGAACTCTGGTCGCTAAAGGGCGGCTCAACCCCCCAAGCGAGGAGGCTGGAACACCGCTTCCGACAAATCAAGAGATCGATTGGTATCACGTCTATGATCAAATGTTCCAACGCCATTATGCAAGCCGAGATGCGACTCGCGAACTCTTTTCAACGCTCATCGACGAGACAGGCGGCGCAATCAATTGGGCGCATCTCTGTCTTGGAGAACTTGTTGCGAAAAACCTCGTATCGACGGTAATTACGACCAATTTCGATCAGCTCGCGCTTGCCGGCATGGTTCAGGCGGGCGTCATCCCCGTTGTTTGCGATGGCGTAGAATCCCTTAATCGTATCGATTCGTCGCCGCGACATCCGCAACTCATCGAACTGCACGGTTCCCGACACAGCTATGTGTTGCGCAATCGGCGCGAGGACGTCGAAGATGTCCGGACACGTTCAATCGCCGTGGGCGCAATCCAGAGCCTGATGCGCGACGCGAAAGCGTTCATCGTCATCGGCTATGAGGGCCGTGAGCCCGGCGTAATGAATCTGCTGATCGACGCCGCGAAGAATTTTGACGACAAGAAACTTTATTGGGTGCTTTATTCGAATAATCCGGCGCATTTGAGCGACAACGCCGCGCAATTTCTTGCGACGACGCGTAACGGCGGCCTCCTCGTCGGGCAGGACGCCGACGCATTCTTTCTGGAGCTTTGTCGGGAGCTTCAACTCGGCGCTCCCACCGCAATTTCCGATCCTCTGAAAGCGTCGCAGCGCGCAATGGAAAAGATTAGCAGATCGAAAATCGCTCTCGACGACATCCGGCGCGAAATCGACAAAGCCAATCAGCGTCTGGCGGCGGCGCAAGCGGCGCTGAACAGCAATGAAGCAGAGGACGATCTCCCCTCCAAAATCCGCGAGCTACGCCTCCAAGGCAAATATGAGGAAGCCTATCTCCTTGCAGAAAAGGCGCTGGTGCTGTGA